One genomic segment of Longimicrobiales bacterium includes these proteins:
- a CDS encoding TRAP transporter large permease subunit, whose product MNFWGPAMFVTVLAMIFTGYPVAFALGGTALIFALIGAAFDIFPLPLLFAMPERTFGTMSNFTLLAVPFFIFMGTILEKSKLAEQLLETIGLLFGRFRGGLAIGVIFVGALLAAATGVVGASVTAMGLISLPVMLRNGYKDELSLGTIAASGTLGQIIPPSIVLIVLGDQMGVPVGSLFRAAMLPGLALTISYALYVGIIAYLKPEVAPALPMEMRVSGVELLKRVIVSLIPPLALILVVLGSIFAGVATPTEAGALGSVGAMVLALMNRSLTLDALQRAMEETSRLTIMVVFLLIGSTAFALVFRGFDGDIWIEGMLTGIPGGALGFLLVVNLVVFILGFFIDFFEIAFIIVPLIVPAAAILGVDLTWLGIVLAVNLQTSFLTPPFGFSLFYLRGVTPDDIPTTSIYKGVMPFICIQLVVLGVLIWMAVPK is encoded by the coding sequence ATGAATTTCTGGGGCCCCGCAATGTTCGTCACCGTTCTGGCGATGATCTTCACCGGCTATCCGGTCGCATTCGCGCTCGGTGGCACAGCTCTGATCTTTGCCCTCATCGGTGCCGCGTTCGACATATTTCCGTTGCCGCTCCTTTTTGCGATGCCGGAGCGAACGTTCGGGACGATGTCGAACTTCACGCTCCTGGCGGTGCCGTTCTTCATCTTCATGGGGACGATCCTCGAGAAGTCGAAGCTTGCCGAACAGCTCCTGGAGACGATTGGCCTCCTGTTTGGGCGTTTCCGGGGGGGGCTTGCGATTGGGGTGATCTTCGTCGGCGCGCTGCTCGCTGCCGCGACCGGCGTGGTGGGGGCGAGCGTTACCGCCATGGGGCTGATTTCGCTCCCCGTCATGCTGCGCAACGGATATAAGGACGAGCTCTCGCTCGGCACCATCGCCGCATCGGGTACTCTGGGGCAGATCATTCCGCCGTCGATCGTTCTGATCGTCCTCGGCGACCAGATGGGTGTGCCGGTTGGCAGTCTGTTCCGGGCGGCGATGCTTCCCGGCTTGGCGCTCACGATCTCGTATGCCCTGTACGTCGGTATCATTGCATACCTGAAGCCTGAGGTGGCCCCGGCCTTGCCGATGGAGATGCGGGTGTCGGGGGTCGAGCTGCTGAAGAGGGTCATCGTTTCCCTCATACCGCCGCTTGCTCTGATCTTGGTTGTTCTCGGGAGCATTTTCGCTGGCGTCGCAACGCCGACTGAGGCAGGTGCGCTCGGCTCTGTCGGCGCGATGGTACTGGCACTGATGAACCGATCGCTGACACTCGATGCGCTTCAGAGGGCGATGGAGGAAACCAGTCGACTGACGATCATGGTCGTCTTCCTCCTTATCGGGTCGACTGCCTTCGCGCTGGTCTTCCGAGGCTTCGACGGCGACATCTGGATCGAGGGCATGCTCACCGGGATTCCTGGTGGAGCGCTCGGCTTCCTGTTGGTCGTGAACCTTGTCGTGTTCATCCTTGGCTTCTTCATCGACTTCTTCGAGATCGCGTTCATCATCGTACCGCTCATCGTGCCGGCGGCGGCGATCCTCGGTGTCGACCTCACATGGCTGGGAATCGTGCTGGCGGTGAACCTCCAGACGTCGTTCCTGACGCCTCCATTCGGCTTCTCGCTCTTCTACTTGCGAGGAGTCACACCGGACGACATTCCCACGACCTCAATCTATAAAGGGGTTATGCCGTTCATTTGTATTCAGCTCGTCGTACTCGGTGTCCTCATCTGGATGGCTGTGCCGAAGTAA